The Candida albicans SC5314 chromosome 5, complete sequence genome includes a region encoding these proteins:
- a CDS encoding mitochondrial 54S ribosomal protein mL58 (Ortholog(s) have structural constituent of ribosome activity and mitochondrial large ribosomal subunit localization) codes for MIRTSIRRVSTKSIPYEPIPKNKYNQVRSAYNFKPAKNDGFVYSPPAAIIKPQMITPYIFLPENDPRRELAKQHRIDPKIVAEMPIIRQINAPHERQYNVDADTINKIKELRAADPERWTLKEISKEFNIEMDKLHFFLRSQFPKKPTEPVKVVSKKLLDRQKRKQLWLRNQY; via the coding sequence ATGATTAGAACTTCGATACGCAGagtttcaacaaaatctaTTCCATACGAACCAATACctaaaaacaaatataacCAAGTAAGATCAGCATATAATTTCAAACCAGCAAAAAATGATGGATTTGTGTATAGTCCACCAGCAGCAATAATCAAACCACAAATGATCACTCCATATATCTTTTTACCAGAGAATGATCCAAGAAGGGAATTAGCAAAACAACATCGTATTGATCCAAAAATTGTTGCCGAAATGCCAATTATAAGACAAATCAATGCCCCTCACGAAAGACAATATAATGTTGATGCAGatacaattaataaaattaaagaattacGAGCTGCTGATCCTGAACGTTGGACATTGAAAGAAATCAGTAAAGaatttaatattgaaatGGATAAATTGCATTTCTTTTTGAGAAGTCAATTTCCAAAGAAACCTACAGAACCTGTTAAAGTGGTGTCGAAAAAACTATTAGATAGACAAAAGAGAAAACAATTATGGTtaagaaatcaatattag
- a CDS encoding uncharacterized protein (Protein of unknown function; Spider biofilm induced), which translates to MSAFLLVNEHANAQVIKKKKVKNATPTSSTKSIISGSDVSSRHRKKVFDINKNRYVDTVSSFDMSVGDIGEERNDSSHNSSNGNHHSVSNTKPFFPPEEYTILRHTYFDEIKNNNNSFDCNSIQALLSSNQFWNNVYQEMKDDSLQSTFDYFPLLPNRAILSQFYQTVINKILEENNIEANYDDYKIQHNHLYSPRYRLKVQEKLADTMIINLQIFLRSEPENIFQQWKRFLRFLILGFLQTSEPFLSSLKTIKSTDAKKPQKVSFFKKLIGSKH; encoded by the coding sequence ATGTCGGCATTTCTACTAGTTAACGAACACGCAAACGCACAAGtaatcaaaaagaaaaaagtaaaGAATGCTACCCCAACATCTTCAACCAAGTCAATTATATCAGGATCAGATGTAAGCAGTCGTCATAGGAAGAAAGTGTTtgatatcaacaaaaatcGCTATGTGGACACAGTTAGCTCATTCGACATGTCAGTAGGCGATATTggagaagaaagaaatgaCCTGTCACACAACAGTAGTAATGGGAACCACCACAGTGTCTCCAACACGAAACCATTTTTCCCACCTGAAGAGTATACTATATTAAGACATACATATTTTGACGAaatcaagaacaacaacaattcttTCGATTGCAATAGTATCCAAGCACTACTACTGAGCAACCAGTTTTGGAATAACGTATACCAAGAAATGAAAGATGATAGTCTACAGTCAACTTTCGATTACTTTCCCTTACTCCCTAACAGAGCAATTCTTTCCCAGTTTTACCAGACCGTCATAAACAAAATTCTTgaagaaaacaatattGAAGCCAATTATGATGATTATAAAATACAACACAATCATCTTTACTCCCCCCGTTACAGATTGAAAGTGCAAGAGAAACTAGCGGACACAatgattatcaatttgCAGATATTTCTACGTAGCGAACCTGAAAACATTTTCCAACAATGGAAGAGATTTCTAcgatttttgattttgggtTTTCTACAAACTTCAGAACCATTTTTATCTTCGcttaaaacaattaaatcgACAGATGCTAAAAAGCCGCAAaaggtttcttttttcaagaaattgatagGCTCCAAACATTGA
- a CDS encoding uncharacterized protein (Protein of unknown function) — MIPAPQNDKSLLQEHKFYQSTEKQLPLSFNGANVFIIFLIIFLAGSTYKLITISRRRRRTFNQEFEKTNPV, encoded by the coding sequence ATGATTCCAGCACCTCAAAACGATAAATCTTTATTACAAGAACACAAGTTCTATCAATCTACTGAAAAGCAACTTCCATTGTCATTTAATGGAGCAAATGTATTCATAATATTTCTCATAATCTTTTTGGCTGGATCCACATACAAGCTAATAACTATcagcagaagaagaagaagaacttTCAATCAAGAGTTTGAAAAGACAAACCCAGTATAA
- a CDS encoding uncharacterized protein (Ortholog(s) have Golgi apparatus, fungal-type vacuole membrane localization), with product MKILYSFLMLFVVAFASLGDNLPEFQSCLYQCDCHVIPQSIFWSCPANCNYYCQQLITDQLESSNVPMVQFYGKWPFKRVLGVQEFFAMIFSIGNLYVNYKNLRIIYRQFKRNESEYKTMYVQYLILLIVTCIGWSFSVIFHFKDTTMSETLDYFGAFAIILCNLNAIVVRVFQLFKHRKKLIIWHTALVALYLYHVIRLKRNWDYSYNTLINIIVGVSAMILWCFHSWRVYRVYNQKRIIYNNSIQLLPYETKLLQKLSYVGMSLSSLIPLIPIFNNVMLLLGISLELNDFPPVARLVDAHALWHLVTIFPSIIWFDWNVWDIEMLKITNNSETKV from the coding sequence ATGAAGATACTATATTCGTTTTTAATGCTATTTGTGGTAGCATTTGCTTCCCTTGGTGACAATCTTCCTGAGTTTCAATCATGTTTATACCAATGTGATTGTCATGTCATTCCTCAATCGATCTTTTGGTCCTGTCCAGCAAATTGTAATTACTATTGTCAACAATTAATTACAGATCAACTTGAGTCACTGAATGTACCAATGGTTCAATTTTACGGGAAATGGCCATTTAAAAGAGTGTTAGGGGTGCAAGAGTTTTTTGCcatgattttttcaataggTAATTTATATGtgaattacaaaaatcTTCGAATAATTTATCGacaatttaaaagaaaCGAGTCGGAGTATAAAACCATGTATgttcaatatttgattttattaattgttaCTTGTATTGGATGGAGTTTCAGTGTTATTTTCCATTTCAAAGACACCACGATGTCAGAAACTTTGGATTATTTTGGTGCATTTGCGATCATCTTGTGTAATTTAAATGCCATTGTGGTGAGAGTTTTCCAATTATTCAAACATaggaaaaaattaataatatggCATACGGCATTGGTGGCATTATATTTATACCATGTTATTagattgaaaagaaattgggATTATTCTTATAACACATTGATCAACATCATCGTTGGTGTTTCAGCCATGATATTATGGTGTTTCCATCTGTGGCGTGTTTATCGTGTTTACAACCAGAAACGCATAATATacaacaattcaattcaattgttgccTTATGAAACTAAGttattacaaaaattaaGTTATGTTGGCATGTCACTTTCGAGTTTGATCCCCTTGATTcctattttcaataatgtcATGTTACTACTAGGTATCAGTTTAGAGTTGAATGATTTCCCACCGGTTGCCAGACTTGTTGATGCCCATGCATTGTGGCACTTGGTCACTATCTTTCCCAGCATTATTTGGTTTGATTGGAATGTATGGGATATTGAAATGTTGAAAATCACCAATAATTCAGAGACAAAAGTGTAA
- a CDS encoding uncharacterized protein (Predicted membrane transporter, member of the L-amino acid transporter-3 (LAT3) family, major facilitator superfamily (MFS)) codes for MLPSEVSYSKRLIQCTCAIFWCLLSGGPIFGFAALKPILIKEHVYEYLCDVHTPIFTSFNSNNDNNDIIAKCTEQDLKLNMMFTVAAMLTNVSALAIGRILDVYGPKVCGLIGAFFLYLACFVFIYSKYLAGSIIDPYLLGYSFLALGGPFAFISSFQLSNSFPKSSGTILALITGAFDASSAVFLLYRIGYNASLGSFTLEKFFTLYLSVPTFIAVVQIFIMNSDSYQTEGTSKLCVNDEENHGHVASPVSSNDQETTPLLSEPATRTRRDSMGDAIKHPYEIEGEEFLVEHSSGVFGVMHGYSAQEQIKSWWFVLTTLLSIIMMLRLNYFMATIGTQYQYIFGSFELADQINKFFDVALPLGGLISVPFIGLFLDNCSTLMVLVIMMLLSLTIGLLGLVSNYALAVLGICMFVAYRPLFYTVVSDFCAKVFGFQTFGTVYGAVMCLSGIFNFGQSFLDELTHTTFNMNPIPINVILLVLTGIIGGSTVGYVYKATK; via the coding sequence ATGTTACCATCTGAAGTTTCGTATTCAAAACGGTTAATTCAATGCACGTGTGCCATCTTCTGGTGTCTATTATCTGGAGGTCCAATATTTGGATTTGCTGCGTTGAAaccaattttaattaaagaGCACGTTTATGAATACTTGTGTGATGTTCATACCCCAATATTTACTAGTTTCAATTCCAATAACGACAACAACGACATTATAGCCAAATGTACCGAACAAGATTTGAAGTTGAATATGATGTTCACAGTCGCTGCGATGTTGACCAATGTTTCCGCTTTAGCCATTGGTAGAATCTTGGATGTATATGGACCTAAAGTGTGTGGATTGATTGGagctttctttttgtatttggcctgttttgttttcataTATTCGAAATATTTGGCTGGGTCAATCATAGATCCATACTTGTTAGGGTATTCATTTTTAGCCTTGGGTGGTCCATTTGCATTTATTTCATCATTTCAATTGTCAAACTCGTTCCCCAAAAGTAGTGGTACGATATTGGCATTGATCACTGGTGCCTTTGATGCCTCAAGTGCAGTGTTTTTATTGTATCGTATTGGTTATAATGCCAGTTTGGGCAGTTTTACATTGGAGAAGTTTTTCACGTTATACTTGTCTGTTCCAACTTTTATTGCCGTGGTgcaaatttttattatgaACTCAGACTCTTATCAAACTGAAGGAACTTCTAAACTTTGTGTCAATGACGAAGAAAACCATGGACATGTTGCATCTCCTGTATCTTCCAATGATCAGGAAACCACACCATTACTCAGTGAGCCGGCCACTAGAACTAGGAGAGACTCCATGGGTGATGCCATCAAACACCCATACGAAATTGAGGGAGAAGAGTTTTTGGTTGAGCATTCAAGTGGAGTGTTTGGTGTTATGCACGGATACTCGGCACAAGAACAAATCAAGAGTTGGTGGTTTGTGTTGACTACATTGCTcagtattattatgatgTTGCGATTAAACTATTTCATGGCCACCATTGGAACCCAGTACCAATACATATTTGGATCGTTTGAACTTGCTGACCagatcaacaaattttttgatgttGCCTTGCCATTAGGTGGTCTTATCAGTGTGCCATTCATTGGGTTGTTTTTGGACAATTGTTCGACGTTGATGGTTTTGGTTATAATGATGTTACTTTCATTAACTATTGGGTTGTTGGGTTTGGTATCTAATTATGCTTTGGCAGTCTTGGGTATTTGTATGTTTGTTGCCTATCGTCCGTTGTTTTATACTGTGGTATCAGATTTCTGTGCCAAAGTATTTGGGTTTCAAACATTCGGAACTGTGTACGGAGCAGTCATGTGTTTGTCGGGCATTTTTAACTTTGGCCAATCATTCTTGGACGAATTGACCCATACCACATTCAATATGAACCCAATACCCATAAATGTCattttgttggtgttgaCAGGTATTATTGGAGGCTCGACCGTGGGTTACGTTTATAAAGCTaccaaataa
- a CDS encoding uncharacterized protein (Spermidine transporter; induced in strains from HIV patients with oral candidiasis; alkaline repressed; amphotericin B induced; colony morphology regulated by Ssn6; reduced oral epithelial cell damage by mutant; Spider biofilm induced): MAQLSSQGNNAIIYLSYAFMLATGLFLAWKFSSNKDFLSSNGTQRGIPLALNFVASAMGVGIITTYAQIANIAGLHGLLVYTICGAIPIVGFAVVGPVIRRKCPDGFILTEWVRHRFGMVTALYLSAFTCLTMFLFMVGELSAIRSAIETLTGLNALGAVIVECVVTTIYTFFGGFRVSFITDNFQGVCVLLLLIICAAGMGSYIEIDTSKIGPSGLLKANKLGWQLVYILFVAIVTNDCFMSGFWLRTFASKTDKDLWIGTSIAAFVTFAICTLIGTTGFLAVWSGDLIVGDENGYDAFFILLSKMPRWLVAFVLIFCIVLSTCTFDSLQSAMVSTISNDVFRNKLHINYVRIMLILIMVPIVVLAVKVADNILQIYLIADLVSAAIIPSVFLGLADTWFWYLRGFDVMAGGLGALLGVFIFGTVYYHSAREGGKLLLIWNGLYDSSDWGPFGAFVIAPVGGVIITLASAALRIAVLYAYSKVTGKEFTALDKPVTVEVENQDHTYGSIDDDESDTKKVV; encoded by the coding sequence ATGGCACAACTATCATCACAGGGAAATAATGCTATCATATATTTAAGTTATGCATTTATGTTAGCTACAGGCTTGTTCTTGGCTTGGAAGTTTTCTTCAAACAAAGATTTCTTATCATCGAATGGAACCCAGCGAGGAATCCCTTTGGCATTAAATTTTGTGGCATCAGCCATGGGAGTTGGTATTATCACTACATATGCTCAAATTGCTAATATTGCTGGGTTGCATGGGTTACTAGTTTACACCATATGTGGAGCTATTCCTATTGTGGGATTTGCGGTGGTGGGTCCTGTAATTCGTCGTAAATGTCCTGATGGGTTTATTTTGACCGAATGGGTTAGACACCGATTTGGAATGGTTACAGCATTGTACTTGTCGGCTTTCACATGTTTGACAATGTTTTTGTTCATGGTGGGTGAGTTATCTGCCATCAGATCGGCAATAGAAACTTTGACAGGGTTGAATGCCTTAGGTGCTGTTATTGTCGAATGTGTGGTGACAACTATCTACAcattttttggtggtttcCGTGTTAGTTTTATAACAGATAACTTTCAAGGTGTTTGTGTATTGCTTTTGTTGATCATCTGTGCTGCTGGAATGGGTAGTTACATTGAAATCGATACTTCCAAAATAGGACCAAGTGGGTTGTTGAAGGCAAACAAGTTGGGATGGCAGTTGGTCTACATCTTATTTGTTGCCATTGTGACAAACGATTGCTTTATGTCTGGGTTTTGGTTGAGAACTTTTGCCAGTAAGACCGATAAAGATTTATGGATTGGAACCTCCATTGCTGCTTTCGTTACTTTTGCCATTTGCACATTGATTGGTACTACTGGGTTTCTTGCTGTTTGGTCTGGAGATTTGATAGTAGGCGATGAAAATGGATACGATGCATTTTTTATCCTTTTGAGCAAGATGCCAAGATGGTTGGTGGCATTTGTGCTCATCTTTTGCATAGTATTATCGACGTGTACGTTTGATTCCTTGCAATCAGCTATGGTCTCGACCATCTCCAATGATGTTTTTAGAAACAAATTGCACATCAACTATGTGAGaataatgttgattttgataatggtTCCGATTGTTGTGTTGGCTGTGAAAGTTGCCGATAACATTTTACAAATTTACTTAATTGCAGATCTTGTTTCAGCTGCTATTATCCCGTCTGTGTTTTTGGGATTGGCTGATACTTGGTTCTGGTATTTGAGAGGATTTGACGTCATGGCTGGTGGATTAGGTGCATTGCTTggtgttttcatttttggCACAGTTTATTATCACAGTGCTCGAGAAGGTGgtaaattgttgttgatttggaatGGTCTTTATGATTCGAGTGATTGGGGACCTTTTGGTGCCTTTGTTATTGCTCCTGTTGGTGGGGTGATTATCACATTGGCTTCAGCTGCTTTAAGAATTGCTGTGCTATATGCTTACAGTAAGGTTACAGGAAAGGAATTCACTGCCTTGGATAAACCTGTTACAGTTGAAGTTGAGAACCAAGACCATACCTACGGGTCCATTGACGATGATGAATCAGATACTAAAAAGGTGGTCTAA
- a CDS encoding uncharacterized protein (Stationary phase enriched protein; predicted ORF from Assembly 19; removed from Assembly 20; subsequently reinstated in Assembly 21 based on comparative genome analysis), with protein MTLPANFKFKSTEDPKIIEQLYTLCGTEWGGKLTPEQFGSAQAKGNFKYVDEGGRILSYYIEDVNTGTIVATTSVKFCKAFYKPADRSSAISSIPDPSLFGVNNATALLISFVFTHKDYRKLGLAGQCVSKAIEATEKLIIKEKVDSSDESVADNFKKMSIADGTNETDLQLANYYLSKEYIWILYSGVNTYYERFGFKSFPMDFYEVPNTLLTNDVESAIENLIKESKEEKQSPSGKSIRLLLGDNPADQEIIQFILQNKELNIVTEINKLQFHSNLQSDRKSSTSLTNMTNILSMSKLGSSTGLSSVAETNAAAASSSSPGSPGVRRKSSVHHQTIPKFAIKPTYAHYQSNATVNKEMFDYFSEVSQKFANIQGAIVTNEVQQRSYYALWCPLKGQFFITGMGEIQFQGIPSSLPANRPRRASSLSGINELGGYNFKDLEVLVFTALHVAKNLDTHFDKVHISVNDLPEEIPDPVMYDFFINYLPASIQESEGVKEEAKAEVKLLTDAAHSIRVLPMVRKFGSQKSEFDLDWIADGMWCWG; from the coding sequence ATGACATTGCCAgcaaattttaaattcaaatctacTGAAGATCCTAAAATCATTGAACAATTGTATACCTTATGTGGTACTGAATGGGGTGGCAAATTGACTCCAGAGCAATTTGGTTCAGCACAAGCCAAGggaaatttcaaatatgtTGACGAAGGTGGTAGGATTTTGTCGTACTACATCGAAGATGTCAACACTGGAACAATTGTTGCCACCACATCAGTAAAGTTTTGTAAAGCCTTCTACAAGCCAGCAGACAGATCTAGTGCAATTTCGTCGATCCCAGATCCGTCGCTTTTTGGAGTAAACAACGCGACTGCTCTATTGATTAGCTTTGTTTTCACCCATAAGGATTATCGTAAGTTGGGATTGGCTGGACAATGTGTCAGTAAGGCAATTGAAGCAACCgagaaattgattattaaagaaaaagtggACTCCAGTGATGAGTCTGTTGCTGATAATTTCAAGAAGATGTCGATTGCTGATGGAACCAATGAAACGGATTTGCAATTGGCAAACTATTATTTGAGCAAAGAATACATCTGGATATTGTATTCTGGTGTTAACACTTATTATGAACGATTTGGATTCAAGTCATTCCCTATGGACTTTTATGAAGTACCAAATACGTTGTTGACCAACGATGTTGAATCTGCTATCGAAAACTTGATTAAGGAATCGAAAGAAGAGAAACAACTGCCTTCAGGAAAGAGTATCAGGTTATTATTGGGTGATAATCCCGCAGACCAAGAGATTATTCAGTTTATTTTACAgaataaagaattgaatattgtaactgaaattaacaaattgCAGTTTCATCTGAATTTGCAAAGTGACAGAAAATCATCTACTTCTTTGACAAATATGACGAATATTTTGTCGATGTCAAAATTGGGGTCAAGCACCGGTTTGTCTTCAGTTGCAGAAACAAATGCAGCAGCtgcatcatcttcttcaccaGGGTCTCCAGGAGTGAGAAGGAAATCAAGCGTTCACCACCAaacaattccaaaatttgCTATCAAACCCACTTATGCTCACTATCAGTCCAATGCTACCGTGAACAAGGAAAtgtttgattattttaGTGAGGTTTCTCAAAAGTTTGCCAACATACAAGGAGCTATAGTTACAAATGAAGTCCAACAAAGATCTTATTATGCCTTGTGGTGTCCTTTGAAAGgccaatttttcatcactGGAATGGGAGAGATACAATTCCAGGGTATTCCTAGCAGTTTGCCTGCAAACCGTCCTAGACGGGCATCTTCGTTGAGTGGAATCAATGAATTGGGTGGTTACAATTTCAAGGATTTGGAGGTATTGGTTTTCACTGCACTTCATGTTGCTAAAAACCTTGATACTCATTTTGACAAGGTACACATCTCAGTGAATGATTTACCAGAAGAAATCCCCGATCCAGTTATGTATGacttttttataaattatctCCCAGCATCAATTCAGGAGTCAGAAGGTGTTAAAGAAGAAGCTAAAGCTGAGGTCAAATTGTTAACCGATGCTGCTCACTCTATTCGTGTTTTGCCAATGGTGAGGAAATTTGGAAGTCAAAAGTCCGAGTTTGACTTAGATTGGATTGCTGATGGTATGTGGTGTTGGGGTTAG
- the GAP6 gene encoding Gap6p (Broad-specificity amino acid permease; Plc1, Gcn4 regulated; rat catheter biofilm induced), protein MPKEASSPECYTTSTSSNEISEKPGMWRNFKDSFKPPVPIDDIENGSISSTQLKGGQNVPLQQSLKKRQLQMIALGGCVGSGLLVASGAALRNGPASLLIAWFIVSTFLYCTMQCLAELSSTFPVSGSFAVYSIKFIDPSWGTAMGYNYALFWVVVMPLELVASSMTIKFWPSNINTSVWVAVFYVLIIGTNLFGGTRAFGETEFVASVIKLLGIVGFNILAIVLICGGGDQGYIGGKNWHPPFTTGVKGVISVLLTATYSLAGTELVGLTSAEAAGDARKVLPKAIKQVLWRILIFYLLTLTLVGFLVPASDPQLIGGGSGASASPFVIAIREGGIKGLPSVFNVVVLVALLAIANSAVYGFSRTILALAEQGVAPSIFKYVDRQGRPLAGIATSAIVGLLSFVSASKQQEQVFDWLVALSGLSTFFTWGSINAAHIRFRIAMKVQGRSLDELPYKANTGVLGAYYGLIMNVAVLALQFWLAVWPIGGKPDATYFFKQYLAAVLVLAVYVIHKVATRNWKFMVDYKDMDLDSGRSDIDIDILKQELEEEREAYKRQPWYYKFYQFWC, encoded by the coding sequence ATGCCTAAAGAGGCATCTAGCCCCGAGTGCTACACAACATCGACATCCAGTAATGAAATAAGTGAAAAACCAGGCATGTGGCGAAACTTCAAAGATTCATTCAAACCTCCTGTGCCCATCGATGATATTGAGAATGGATCGATATCTTCAACTCAATTAAAAGGTGGACAGAATGTTCCATTACAAcaaagtttgaaaaaaagacaacTACAGATGATTGCATTAGGTGGATGTGTGGGATCAGGGTTATTAGTGGCGTCCGGAGCTGCTTTGCGTAACGGTCCAGCAAGTTTGTTAATTGCTTGGTTCATCGTTTCTACATTTTTGTATTGTACGATGCAATGTTTAGCCGAATTATCGAGTACTTTCCCTGTGTCGGGATCCTTTGCAGTCTATTCTATAAAGTTTATTGATCCAAGTTGGGGTACTGCCATGGGTTATAATTATGCATTATTTTGGGTTGTTGTCATGCCATTGGAGTTGGTTGCAAGTTCAATGACTATAAAGTTCTGGCcatcaaatataaatacatCTGTTTGGGTGGCAGTCTTCTATGTTTTGATTATTGGTACAAATTTGTTTGGAGGAACAAGAGCTTTTGGTGAGACAGAGTTTGTTGCATCTGTTATAAAGTTGTTAGGAATTGTTGGTTTCAACATTTTGGcaattgttttgatttgtggtggtggtgaccAAGGCTATATTGGAGGTAAAAACTGGCATCCTCCATTCACCACTGGTGTCAAAGGTGTGATATCCGTTTTATTGACAGCAACGTATTCTTTAGCTGGTACAGAGTTGGTGGGGTTGACATCTGCTGAAGCCGCTGGTGATGCTCGAAAAGTTTTACCAAAGGCAATCAAACAAGTATTGTGGagaattttgattttttacTTGTTGACTTTGACATTAGTTGGGTTTTTAGTTCCGGCCTCAGACCCACAATtaattggtggtggtagcGGGGCATCTGCTTCTCCATTTGTTATTGCAATTAGAGAAGGTGGAATCAAAGGGTTGCCTTCTGTATTTAATGTTGTCGTCTTGGTAGCTTTATTGGCTATTGCTAACTCTGCGGTTTACGGATTTTCAAGAACCATTTTGGCTTTGGCTGAACAAGGTGTTGCCCCTAGTATATTTAAATACGTTGACAGACAGGGAAGACCACTTGCTGGTATAGCCACTTCTGCCATTGTTGGGTTGTTGTCTTTTGTTTCTGCCTCCAAACAGCAAGAACAAGTTTTCGACTGGTTAGTCGCTTTGTCTGGTTTGTCTACCTTCTTCACCTGGGGAAGTATTAATGCTGCACATATTAGATTCAGAATTGCAATGAAAGTTCAAGGAAGATCATTAGATGAATTGCCATACAAGGCAAACACAGGTGTATTGGGAGCTTACTACGGTTTAATCATGAACGTTGCTGTATTGGCATTACAATTTTGGCTCGCAGTGTGGCCAATTGGAGGTAAACCAGATGCCACATACttttttaaacaatatttgGCTGCTGTCTTGGTGCTTGCCGTTTACGTAATTCACAAAGTTGCTACCAGAAACTGGAAATTTATGGTCGATTACAAGGATATGGATCTTGACTCCGGAAGAAGTGATATAGATATTGATATACTTAAACAAGAGCTcgaagaagaaagagaagCTTATAAGAGACAGCCATGGTATTACAAGTTTTATCAATTCTGGTGTTAA